From one Solanum stenotomum isolate F172 chromosome 12, ASM1918654v1, whole genome shotgun sequence genomic stretch:
- the LOC125848206 gene encoding zingipain-2-like produces the protein MAFNFCLKNIIILLLFFILSLCPFIVTSRDLKELSMLERHEKWMARHERAYKDEIEKEHRFKTFKKNVKFIESFNKNGTQRYKLAVNKYADLTTEEFTASYMGLDTSLLSQQESTATTTSFKYGSVTEVPYSMDWRNSGSVTEIKDQGVCSCCWAFSAVAAIEGAYQIANNKQISLSEQQLIDCSTQNYGCKGGLMTNAYNFLLQNNVEGITTESNYPYEETQSICSTELQSAAVTISGYEVVPASESALLQAVANQPISVGVAANEEFHFYNGGIYEGSCSRMLNHAVTVIGYGTSEEDGTKYWIVKNSWGRSWGEEGYMRIVRDVGVDGGHCGIAKIASFPTV, from the exons ATGGCTTTCAATTTTTGCCTCAAGaatattattattcttcttctttttttcattcttagCCTATGTCCCTTTATAGTAACTTCCCGTGACTTAAAAGAATTATCCATGCTTGAAAGGCATGAAAAATGGATGGCTCGTCATGAACGTGCATACAAAGATGAGATAGAAAAGGAACATCGCTTcaaaacatttaagaaaaacGTTAAGTTCATCGAATCGTTCAACAAGAACGGAACTCAGCGTTATAAGTTAGCCGTCAACAAATATGCTGATCTGACCACTGAGGAATTTACAGCATCATATATGGGGCTCGACACTTCATTATTATCCCAGCAAGAATCAACAGCTACAACAACGTCCTTTAAATATGGTAGTGTGACTGAAGTTCCATATAGCATGGACTGGAGAAATTCGGGCAGTGTCACAGAAATCAAAGATCAAGGTGTATGTA GCTGTTGTTGGGCATTTTCAGCGGTGGCGGCTATAGAAGGAGCATATCAAATTGCGAACAACAAACAAATTTCACTTTCAGAACAACAACTGATAGATTGCTCTACACAAAACTATGGTTGCAAGGGTGGACTAATGACTAACGCCTACAACTTCTTGCTTCAAAATAATGTGGAGGGCATTACCACGGAGAGTAACTATCCTTATGAAGAAACTCAAAGCATTTGCAGCACGGAATTACAATCAGCAGCAGTGACAATCAGTGGGTACGAAGTTGTACCAGCCAGTGAATCTGCCTTACTACAAGCCGTAGCGAATCAACCGATATCTGTTGGTGTTGCTGCTAACGAGGAGTTTCACTTTTACAATGGTGGGATATATGAAGGAAGTTGTAGCCGTATGCTGAATCATGCAGTGACAGTGATAGGTTATGGGACAAGTGAAGAAGATGGTACAAAATATTGGATAGTGAAGAACTCATGGGGGAGGAGTTGGGGTGAGGAAGGATATATGAGAATTGTTAGAGATGTTGGGGTTGATGGTGGCCATTGTGGCATTGCTAAAATTGCTTCTTTTCCAACTGTTTGA